The Stegostoma tigrinum isolate sSteTig4 chromosome 38, sSteTig4.hap1, whole genome shotgun sequence genome contains a region encoding:
- the LOC132206397 gene encoding ferritin, heavy subunit-like: MASQISQNYHQDCEAAVNKQINVELTASYLYQSLMSYFDRDDIALPHFSQFFKHQSQEKREHAEKLLKFQNQRGGRVFLQDVKKPERDEWGNSLQAMQVALDLEKNVNQSLLDLHQVATAQADPHLCDFLETHYLDEEVRIIKQLGDYITNLKRLGAPENGMGEYLFDRLSLEDSS, translated from the exons ATGGCCTCTCAGATtagtcagaactatcaccaggattgtgaagctgctgtcaacaagcagattaatgtggagctcactgcctcctatctctatcagtctttg atgtcctactttgaccgggaCGATATTGCCCTTCCCCATTTTTCCCAGTTCTTCAAACATCAGTCTCAGGAGAAGcgggaacatgcagagaagctgctgaaattccagaatcagcgtggaggccgagtcttcctccaggatgtgaag aagccagagagggatgagtggggtaacagcctgcaggcaatgcaggttgccctggatctggagaagaatgtgaaccagagtttgctggatctacaccaaGTCGCCACTGCCCAGgctgaccctcat ctgtgtgacttcctggagacccactatttggatgaggaggtgaggatcatcaagcaacttggggactacatcaccaacctgaagcgcctgggagcccctgagaatgggatgggagagtacctgtttgacaggctctccctggaggacagcagttag
- the LOC132206501 gene encoding ferritin, heavy subunit-like codes for MASQISQNYHQDCEAAVNKQINVELTASYLYQSLMSYFDRDDVALTHVSRFFKDQSQEKQEHAEKLLKFQNQRGGRVLLQDVKVGNSLQALQVALDLEKNVNQSLLDLHQLSTAQTDPHLCDFLETHYLDEEVEIIKQLGDYITNLKRQHKVKTALYLLTQLPDHQGLKEEAQQALISIQLAEAAEV; via the exons atggcctcccagatcagtcagaactatcaccaggattgtgaagctgctgtcaacaagcagattaatgtggagctcactgcctcctatctctatcagtctttg atgtcctactttgaccgggatgatgttgccctcacCCATGTCTCCCggttcttcaaagatcagtcccaggagaagcaggaacatgcagagaagctgctgaaattccagaatcagcgtggaggcagagtcctcctccaggatgtgaag gtgggcAACAGTCTGCAGGCGctgcaggttgccctggatctggagaagaatgtgaaccagagtttgctggatctacaccaactctccacggcccagactgaccctcat ctgtgtgacttcctggagactcactatttggatgaggaggtggagatcatcaagcaactcggggactacatcaccaacctgaagcgc CAACACAAAGTGAAGACAGCCCTTTATCTACTGACCCAGCTGCCTGATCACCAAGGTCTAAAGGAAGAGGCCCAGCAGGCTCTGATTTCAATCCAGCTGGCGGAAGCAGCAGAGGTGTGA